A DNA window from Aminipila luticellarii contains the following coding sequences:
- a CDS encoding sensor histidine kinase, protein MKNSFVKRTILTVLIISIIPFAIFTAILIHTVQSFEGERLEDSLNMVISEKVQTMKKDLQKVEGDVYNLAQWAQSTEAYEVDPSKLSKDYKRNEKNVLEAPGKKTSTYLPNNIALDRDIAREIMQTEAVVPAMKSMVNNNEELAYVYIVTSRGFMRVYPYLDNAIFAPDHDQRIDPFYTIANQKPKGSGAGWTKPYYDYGGNGWIVTCSQSYYKNDGTTGGVVCADVILNKLVQSIVDFRIGDSGFAFVIDENGGVIYHPDMQDIKGKMGATFQTKYAENYKKSPVRTHILKEMQKNPSGLINFTEDGRKKAVVFEKLDTIDWIIGIEIDKEEYSVGREYLTIGVWAAILILFLLMIVLGSVLSRRISAPILQLTEDVKKMDEGNLVPLPVNTEDEIGMLAEAFNHMSEKISEYTGELIYSKNQLESVFNSIDDTMMILDRDYQIKKINKERVEQPGNEPCYKSVRGLEVPCKNCPVAETIEHLYQHKAEVVCNRDIFQVASYPVLDEWDQLKAVVVFEKSVTNEKIMEKELFQTEKMAVIGQMVAGVTHELKTPLSVIKGASFLLKNGIKGEEQAEVICEIDANITRAERIVYNMLEFSKSSWGESQVHNSRKLIDQIYMLVRQECVRKGINVDINIEEDPVTIFGNGDSFKNIFLNIITNAMEAMEEGGNLTITAYYIGDNRTCLCFKNTGDRIPEENLGKIFEPFFTTKEKGTGLGLWLVYKEIMRNKGSIKVKNKLDGVEVEIILPAKPLEVKEG, encoded by the coding sequence ATGAAAAATTCCTTTGTAAAAAGAACAATTTTAACCGTATTGATTATTAGTATCATACCTTTTGCTATTTTTACGGCTATTCTGATTCATACCGTACAGTCTTTTGAGGGAGAAAGGCTGGAAGACAGTTTGAATATGGTCATTTCTGAGAAGGTGCAGACGATGAAAAAAGATCTGCAAAAAGTGGAGGGAGATGTGTATAATCTCGCTCAGTGGGCGCAGTCCACAGAAGCGTATGAGGTAGATCCGTCCAAGCTCTCCAAAGACTATAAAAGAAATGAAAAAAATGTTCTTGAGGCACCGGGAAAGAAAACGAGTACGTATCTTCCAAACAACATAGCGTTGGATCGGGATATTGCCAGAGAAATTATGCAGACGGAAGCCGTTGTGCCGGCTATGAAGAGCATGGTGAATAATAATGAAGAATTGGCTTATGTGTATATCGTTACAAGCAGGGGGTTCATGCGGGTCTACCCCTATCTGGATAACGCTATTTTTGCACCGGATCACGACCAGCGGATTGATCCGTTCTACACCATTGCAAATCAAAAACCGAAAGGCTCCGGTGCGGGTTGGACAAAGCCCTATTATGATTACGGCGGAAATGGATGGATCGTAACCTGTTCCCAGTCGTATTATAAAAATGACGGGACAACAGGCGGAGTGGTATGTGCCGATGTTATCCTCAATAAGCTGGTTCAGTCTATTGTGGATTTTCGCATAGGAGACAGCGGATTTGCTTTTGTTATAGACGAAAACGGCGGTGTTATTTATCATCCGGACATGCAGGACATTAAAGGCAAAATGGGAGCGACCTTTCAGACAAAGTATGCGGAGAACTATAAGAAAAGTCCTGTAAGGACTCATATTTTGAAAGAAATGCAGAAAAACCCTTCCGGACTGATAAACTTTACGGAGGATGGAAGGAAAAAGGCTGTTGTCTTTGAAAAGCTGGATACGATAGACTGGATCATCGGTATTGAGATCGACAAGGAGGAATATTCCGTGGGCAGAGAATATTTGACCATCGGTGTATGGGCCGCCATATTGATTCTGTTTCTGCTGATGATCGTCCTTGGGTCCGTTTTATCCAGGCGCATTAGTGCGCCTATCTTACAGCTGACGGAGGATGTTAAAAAAATGGATGAAGGAAATCTGGTTCCGCTGCCTGTAAACACGGAAGATGAAATCGGTATGCTTGCCGAAGCCTTTAACCATATGAGTGAAAAAATCAGCGAATATACGGGGGAATTGATTTACAGTAAAAATCAATTGGAATCTGTTTTTAATAGTATAGATGATACCATGATGATTCTGGATCGGGACTATCAGATTAAGAAAATTAACAAGGAAAGGGTGGAACAACCGGGGAACGAGCCTTGCTATAAGTCGGTCAGAGGTCTGGAAGTGCCTTGTAAAAATTGTCCGGTAGCGGAAACCATAGAGCATCTTTATCAACATAAGGCGGAAGTGGTATGTAACCGAGATATTTTTCAGGTAGCCAGCTATCCTGTCCTGGATGAGTGGGATCAGCTGAAAGCAGTCGTGGTGTTTGAAAAAAGTGTGACCAATGAAAAAATTATGGAGAAAGAACTTTTCCAGACGGAAAAAATGGCGGTAATCGGACAGATGGTAGCCGGCGTTACCCATGAATTAAAGACGCCGCTTTCTGTGATAAAGGGTGCTTCTTTTTTATTGAAAAACGGCATAAAGGGAGAAGAGCAGGCAGAAGTGATCTGTGAAATCGATGCCAATATTACCAGAGCCGAAAGAATTGTATATAATATGCTGGAGTTTTCTAAATCCTCCTGGGGAGAAAGCCAGGTGCACAACAGCAGAAAGCTGATCGATCAGATCTATATGCTGGTAAGGCAGGAGTGCGTAAGAAAAGGAATTAACGTCGATATAAATATAGAGGAAGATCCCGTTACGATTTTTGGCAACGGAGACTCTTTTAAAAATATTTTCCTGAACATCATCACGAACGCTATGGAAGCCATGGAAGAAGGCGGAAACCTGACCATTACAGCGTACTATATCGGAGACAACAGGACGTGCCTTTGTTTTAAGAACACGGGAGACCGGATTCCGGAAGAGAATCTTGGTAAAATATTTGAACCTTTTTTTACCACAAAGGAAAAAGGAACCGGGCTTGGACTGTGGCTGGTCTATAAAGAAATCATGAGGAATAAGGGGAGCATAAAGGTGAAAAATAAGCTGGACGGTGTGGAAGTAGAAATTATTCTACCGGCAAAGCCTTTAGAGGTAAAAGAAGGATAA
- a CDS encoding DHA2 family efflux MFS transporter permease subunit produces MKKHDNAYKWLALFVVLIGTFMSVLSSSLINLALPKMMSVFGVTLSGITWVVTAYTLAMGAVVPLTGFLSDTIGIKKLYMIALSMFTLGSALSGMSWSLSAMVMFRVVQAIGGGLMSPVGMSIVYAIFPVEERGRALGLWGVAALAAPALGPTLGGYILSHLDWRLLFYINVPIGIFGVIFAAFLLKETEKKPFEGNFDMIGFVTSVMGIVCTLYVLGKWSTINWQEAHYPILLTIGIFSLILFVVNELTHTNPLLDLRIFKLYDYALSQIISCVLVLALMGGSYILPLYLQNAKGLSAMQSGLIMLPSALSAAITMPISGALFDKFGAKVVSIPGLFILLWGSYHLTYLSADTANSTIMLVSFIRGFGLGLAMMPINTVGMNAVPLHLTGRASALTNTVKNIFSSISVTIVATLMTTATNNNYARLSEDMTLSNQAVADTIKQMQGLYMTSGMSSADAQASAMSSIAGLLQKQAYLDAVNYTIAFTVIAILITIFLAFMMKARKQKEIYKA; encoded by the coding sequence GTGAAAAAACATGATAATGCTTATAAATGGCTGGCATTGTTTGTCGTCTTGATCGGAACGTTCATGAGTGTTTTGAGCAGCAGCCTGATTAATCTGGCTCTGCCTAAAATGATGTCCGTCTTTGGTGTGACCTTATCCGGGATCACCTGGGTGGTTACGGCATATACGCTGGCTATGGGAGCTGTGGTTCCCCTGACCGGATTCTTAAGCGATACCATTGGAATCAAGAAGCTGTATATGATTGCTCTTTCTATGTTTACGCTGGGCTCAGCCCTGTCCGGCATGTCCTGGAGCCTTAGTGCAATGGTCATGTTCCGTGTGGTGCAGGCCATAGGCGGCGGATTGATGAGTCCGGTGGGCATGTCTATCGTTTATGCTATTTTCCCCGTTGAGGAACGGGGAAGAGCACTGGGGCTATGGGGAGTAGCGGCTTTGGCGGCTCCGGCTTTGGGGCCTACCTTGGGCGGATACATCCTTTCCCACTTGGACTGGCGGCTTCTTTTTTATATTAATGTTCCCATTGGGATTTTTGGTGTTATTTTTGCAGCCTTTCTGCTGAAAGAGACAGAGAAAAAGCCTTTTGAGGGAAATTTTGATATGATAGGATTTGTTACTTCGGTAATGGGTATTGTATGCACGTTATATGTGCTTGGAAAATGGTCCACCATTAATTGGCAGGAGGCCCATTATCCGATTTTGCTGACGATTGGTATCTTTAGCTTGATTTTATTTGTGGTGAATGAACTGACCCATACCAATCCGCTGCTGGATTTAAGAATTTTTAAGCTGTACGATTATGCCCTGAGCCAGATCATCAGCTGTGTTCTGGTACTGGCTTTAATGGGGGGAAGTTATATTCTTCCGTTATATCTGCAAAATGCAAAGGGCCTGTCAGCCATGCAGAGCGGTCTTATCATGCTACCGTCAGCTCTTTCGGCAGCCATAACAATGCCTATAAGCGGAGCTTTGTTTGATAAGTTCGGGGCAAAGGTCGTATCCATACCGGGATTGTTCATACTATTGTGGGGATCGTATCACCTGACTTATTTAAGTGCGGATACGGCCAATTCCACCATCATGCTCGTTTCCTTTATTCGAGGCTTCGGATTGGGACTGGCCATGATGCCGATCAATACGGTGGGCATGAATGCTGTTCCGCTGCATTTGACGGGCAGGGCTTCTGCTCTTACCAATACGGTCAAGAACATATTCAGTTCCATCAGTGTAACGATTGTGGCAACCCTTATGACCACAGCAACAAATAATAACTATGCCAGGTTATCAGAGGATATGACCTTGTCAAATCAAGCTGTTGCTGATACAATAAAACAAATGCAGGGACTTTACATGACATCGGGAATGTCCAGTGCGGATGCTCAGGCATCGGCCATGTCGTCTATTGCAGGCTTATTGCAAAAACAGGCGTATTTGGATGCTGTTAACTATACGATTGCATTTACAGTAATAGCCATATTAATAACGATCTTTCTGGCTTTTATGATGAAGGCCAGAAAACAGAAAGAGATCTATAAAGCGTAG
- a CDS encoding efflux RND transporter periplasmic adaptor subunit produces MESKRKVLMLSVLAVMLVVLGIIGAYYWYQGNFFVATEDAKVAGDIVKVSPQMTGKLLDLDVEEGQSLEKDQIIGRQEMGSLADANLEQSVIRSPISGFVLKKQVTPGELVSTGQTLIMMVDPDKLYISANIEETNLAELKIGQKVEITVDEFSGQKMYGRVASIGKASNSAFSLLSGATSGTFTKVVQRVPVKIVFEKNQNHDGLLLGTNATVKIHIR; encoded by the coding sequence ATGGAATCAAAAAGAAAAGTATTAATGCTGTCTGTTCTTGCCGTGATGCTGGTGGTCCTTGGAATAATAGGAGCGTATTATTGGTATCAGGGTAATTTTTTTGTGGCGACTGAAGATGCCAAGGTAGCAGGAGATATCGTCAAAGTTTCCCCGCAGATGACAGGGAAGCTTTTGGATCTTGATGTAGAGGAAGGTCAGAGTCTGGAGAAAGATCAGATCATAGGCAGACAGGAAATGGGAAGTTTGGCAGATGCCAATTTAGAGCAATCTGTTATCCGATCCCCTATCTCCGGATTTGTACTGAAAAAGCAGGTAACTCCGGGAGAACTGGTATCTACCGGCCAAACGCTCATTATGATGGTCGATCCGGATAAATTGTATATAAGTGCCAATATTGAAGAGACCAATCTGGCAGAACTGAAAATCGGTCAAAAGGTTGAAATAACAGTGGACGAATTCAGCGGACAGAAAATGTACGGAAGAGTTGCATCCATTGGAAAGGCTTCTAATTCTGCCTTTTCTCTGCTATCCGGGGCTACGAGCGGAACCTTTACAAAGGTGGTGCAGCGAGTGCCGGTAAAAATCGTATTTGAAAAAAATCAGAATCATGACGGACTTTTGCTTGGAACCAATGCCACAGTGAAGATTCATATCCGATAA
- a CDS encoding sigma-54-dependent transcriptional regulator, giving the protein MYKILMIDDDKSFLNIYSRIIASNGYYVQAKTNIREAMELLDKENFNIVILDVVMPEMNGVDLLKKIKEKNSEQLVMMLTGEGSIAGAVESMENGAYTYMIKPFEIDQLILNIKKAEEFLKLNDENVKLRTQLNDMTRNMEVVGSSEAMNSLKDQISQIAPTNSSVLITGESGTGKEIVANLLHYNSERRDGPLIKVNCSALAKNILESELFGHEKGAFTGAIATKKGRFEMATGGTLFLDEIGDMPYPLQSKLLRVLQEKEIERVGGTKTIKVDFRLICATNKDLRKEIEKGHFREDLYFRINVVPLVTTPLRERKDDIIPLMEYYLDYYANEMSKSRVKITGQAKRVLLSYSWRGNVRELKNMAERLIVFSSGADIQEAMLPKEIRQPIRTDEEENGSLKNTNLRMAREQFEKQFITETLIKNNGNITATAKELEIARKNLQAKMKHLEIDRTAVKQETEQI; this is encoded by the coding sequence ATGTATAAAATATTAATGATAGACGACGATAAAAGCTTTTTAAATATTTATTCAAGGATTATTGCAAGCAATGGATATTATGTTCAGGCGAAGACGAACATACGGGAAGCCATGGAGCTGTTGGATAAGGAGAATTTTAACATTGTCATTCTGGATGTGGTGATGCCGGAAATGAATGGGGTGGATCTTTTAAAAAAAATAAAGGAAAAAAATTCAGAACAGCTGGTCATGATGCTGACAGGAGAGGGCTCCATTGCCGGGGCTGTAGAATCTATGGAAAACGGTGCGTATACCTATATGATAAAGCCCTTTGAAATCGATCAGCTGATTTTAAACATCAAAAAGGCAGAAGAGTTTTTGAAGCTGAATGACGAAAACGTCAAGCTCCGCACCCAGCTGAACGATATGACCCGAAATATGGAGGTGGTGGGCAGCTCGGAGGCCATGAACTCCTTGAAAGATCAGATAAGCCAGATCGCACCCACTAATTCAAGCGTACTTATTACCGGAGAAAGCGGTACAGGAAAAGAGATTGTTGCGAATTTACTGCATTATAACAGTGAGCGCAGGGATGGTCCTTTAATCAAGGTGAATTGCTCGGCCTTGGCCAAAAATATATTGGAAAGTGAATTATTTGGTCACGAAAAGGGTGCTTTTACGGGCGCGATAGCCACTAAAAAAGGACGTTTTGAAATGGCCACCGGAGGAACCCTGTTTCTGGATGAGATCGGGGACATGCCTTATCCGCTTCAGAGCAAGCTTTTGCGTGTACTGCAAGAAAAGGAAATTGAGCGGGTCGGCGGAACGAAAACGATAAAGGTTGATTTCAGGCTGATTTGTGCTACGAATAAAGACCTGCGGAAAGAGATTGAGAAGGGACATTTCCGGGAGGATCTGTATTTTAGAATCAATGTAGTACCGTTGGTAACAACGCCATTAAGGGAAAGGAAGGACGATATTATCCCTCTGATGGAATACTATCTGGATTATTATGCCAATGAAATGAGCAAGAGCCGGGTCAAAATAACCGGGCAGGCAAAGCGGGTGCTGCTGTCGTATTCATGGCGGGGAAACGTGAGGGAGCTGAAAAATATGGCTGAAAGATTAATTGTATTTTCCAGTGGAGCGGATATTCAGGAAGCAATGCTTCCCAAAGAAATCAGACAGCCGATTCGCACGGACGAAGAGGAAAACGGATCTTTAAAAAATACGAACCTTCGCATGGCAAGAGAGCAGTTTGAAAAACAGTTTATTACGGAAACGCTGATAAAGAATAACGGAAACATAACGGCAACGGCGAAGGAGCTGGAAATCGCGAGAAAAAATCTGCAAGCCAAGATGAAGCATCTAGAGATAGACAGGACAGCTGTCAAGCAGGAGACAGAACAGATATGA
- a CDS encoding dynamin family protein: MSNSIIDIAKQAEELLSTSEICREERLRVKGLRHKLESQDITVSVIGQFKRGKSTLVNAILEEKLLPVGIIPVTSVVTRIQYGDRSAAVHFDNGVVKPIGFEELSEYINEQENPGNKLCVSSVTLHTPVSFLKNGLTFVDTPGVGSAHKHNSDAAYAFVKESDAVIFMLSVDSPINQIEIDFLSNAKEYAAKFYFAVNKIDYVEAEELTAYLEYCRKLLCSLMEVENIQLFPVSAKYGNGLEELKSRIQTDCKTSVKEILEDSVEMKLKDILQSAMSRLDLYWNALKMPIGRLDSCFEQMKQFLSELKCKSQKIAAELDQEENNDKYFEISNRLELELNQMRKELSASVSELFGMEYHYELTELNITENYRFDNSQDSIENLKNKFLSRTKQLCDELDHTLNLILLYREKNTITVARRIDDLNKLNRQLRKLQSLLH; the protein is encoded by the coding sequence ATGAGCAATTCAATTATCGATATAGCAAAGCAGGCGGAAGAATTATTGAGCACCTCCGAAATATGCCGGGAAGAACGGCTGCGGGTAAAGGGACTTCGCCATAAGCTGGAATCGCAGGACATAACTGTTTCCGTAATAGGTCAGTTCAAAAGAGGAAAGAGCACCCTTGTAAACGCAATTTTAGAAGAAAAGCTCTTACCTGTGGGAATTATTCCCGTTACCTCTGTGGTGACCAGAATACAGTACGGAGACCGGTCGGCGGCTGTACATTTTGACAATGGTGTAGTGAAGCCTATTGGGTTTGAAGAACTTTCGGAATATATCAATGAGCAGGAAAATCCGGGAAACAAGCTTTGTGTGTCCTCTGTGACCTTGCATACGCCGGTCTCTTTTTTGAAAAACGGTCTGACCTTTGTGGATACACCGGGAGTAGGCTCGGCGCATAAGCACAATTCGGATGCAGCCTACGCCTTTGTAAAGGAAAGCGATGCCGTGATTTTCATGCTTTCGGTGGACAGCCCGATCAATCAGATCGAAATTGATTTCCTGAGTAATGCCAAGGAGTACGCGGCTAAATTTTATTTTGCGGTAAATAAAATCGATTATGTAGAAGCGGAAGAACTTACGGCATATCTGGAGTATTGCCGTAAGCTGCTTTGCAGCTTAATGGAGGTGGAAAACATCCAGCTCTTTCCGGTAAGCGCCAAATACGGAAATGGATTGGAGGAGTTGAAAAGCAGGATTCAAACGGATTGCAAAACGTCCGTAAAAGAAATTTTGGAGGATTCCGTGGAGATGAAGCTGAAAGATATCCTGCAATCCGCTATGTCGAGGCTGGATCTCTATTGGAACGCATTAAAGATGCCTATCGGAAGGCTGGACAGCTGCTTTGAACAAATGAAACAATTCCTGTCGGAGCTGAAATGCAAAAGTCAAAAAATTGCGGCGGAGCTGGATCAGGAGGAGAATAACGATAAATATTTTGAAATCTCCAATCGTCTGGAGCTGGAATTGAACCAGATGCGAAAGGAGCTGTCCGCCTCTGTTTCGGAGCTGTTTGGAATGGAATATCATTATGAATTGACAGAACTGAATATAACAGAGAATTATAGATTTGACAATTCGCAGGACAGTATAGAAAATTTAAAAAATAAATTTTTAAGCCGGACAAAACAGCTTTGCGATGAATTGGATCATACATTAAATCTGATTCTTTTATATCGAGAAAAAAATACGATTACCGTGGCGAGAAGAATTGATGATCTAAATAAATTGAACCGACAGCTGAGAAAGCTGCAATCACTATTACACTGA
- a CDS encoding efflux RND transporter periplasmic adaptor subunit, producing the protein MEKINKKTLMIIIGIILIILLVVIGVKAMGTKSSEANQDVYSQQQPDELSFIMAGKVEAIESADVSVKTPGKIAELNVDVGDAVHKGDVLGRIDMKEIPAQANQAQSTIDIANVNLTNAQSNYDRTLQLYQSGAVAKEALESAEKQLNTASAQVRQAQAGLEIINANSSNGVIVAPVSGIVASKNVNEGEMAVAGAPLMSIVNPDQTYISAYLPARLSDSVKQGQKVTIKISELQDKLFDGQISLVDPVVDSQNKNILVKVNMLENDPAVKVGMFAEIALKK; encoded by the coding sequence ATGGAAAAGATAAACAAAAAAACTTTGATGATTATCATTGGTATTATTTTAATAATCCTTCTAGTAGTAATAGGGGTAAAGGCAATGGGAACAAAATCATCTGAGGCAAATCAGGATGTTTACAGTCAACAGCAGCCCGATGAACTTTCGTTTATTATGGCGGGAAAGGTGGAAGCCATAGAAAGTGCGGACGTGTCGGTAAAAACGCCGGGAAAAATTGCAGAGCTCAATGTGGATGTGGGGGATGCCGTACATAAAGGGGATGTCCTTGGCAGAATTGATATGAAAGAAATTCCGGCACAGGCCAATCAGGCGCAGTCTACTATAGATATAGCCAACGTGAATTTAACCAATGCCCAGAGCAATTATGACAGAACACTCCAGCTGTATCAATCCGGAGCGGTGGCCAAGGAAGCTCTGGAAAGTGCGGAAAAACAGCTCAATACAGCTTCGGCACAGGTAAGGCAGGCACAAGCCGGCTTAGAGATCATCAATGCCAACTCTTCGAACGGAGTCATTGTGGCTCCTGTTTCAGGAATCGTTGCGTCGAAAAACGTAAATGAAGGTGAGATGGCCGTGGCAGGCGCTCCTCTGATGAGCATCGTCAATCCGGATCAAACATATATCAGTGCATACCTGCCGGCACGGCTTTCCGATTCTGTCAAACAGGGACAGAAGGTGACCATCAAAATTTCCGAGCTTCAGGACAAATTGTTTGATGGGCAGATATCACTGGTGGATCCTGTCGTGGATTCACAAAATAAAAATATTCTTGTGAAGGTGAACATGCTGGAAAACGATCCTGCGGTGAAGGTGGGTATGTTTGCTGAAATTGCATTAAAGAAATAA
- a CDS encoding APC family permease has protein sequence MSEQITNADSGQHLKRVLKLKDLAIYGIAFMTPIAPAYIYGSASATTGGTLAMSYLIAMVAMLFTAASYGRMAGAFPVAGSTYSYTQKGINHHLGFFAGWAIYLDYVLVPLIVFITGALYANAAVPEVPYFVWVLIIAGVVTVVNCVGVQMAAKTNLVLVAVMGAIVMMFIVVCAKAVLGGAGEGTLISSRPFFNPGVTNVNVLVAGSALACFSFLGFDSITTMAEEAVHPKKDIGRAAIIACVAGGLIFVVQAYVAQLVWPDYTTFGSADTALFEVAQLAGGTVMSGLYTFAVILSTFTAGIAGQSSAARLMYGMGRDEVLPKKFFTYLHPKFQTPVLNILIMCVIGIAGSLLLNLTLVCELMNFGGLFGFMCVNLSVIVYFFFRQKERNVVKYLILPALGFIICFYLWLHLSKLSFIVGFSWLLIGLIFAAVSTKGFKIKPKIYEE, from the coding sequence ATGAGTGAGCAGATAACGAATGCAGATTCCGGTCAGCACCTTAAACGGGTGCTTAAACTGAAAGACCTGGCTATTTATGGAATTGCATTTATGACGCCGATTGCACCGGCCTATATTTATGGGAGTGCATCCGCAACGACCGGAGGTACGCTGGCGATGTCCTATTTGATAGCCATGGTCGCCATGCTTTTTACCGCCGCCAGTTATGGCAGAATGGCCGGAGCTTTTCCTGTGGCCGGATCCACTTATTCTTATACCCAAAAGGGTATTAACCATCATCTGGGATTCTTTGCGGGGTGGGCAATTTATCTGGATTATGTACTCGTACCGTTAATTGTGTTTATTACGGGAGCCCTCTATGCCAATGCGGCAGTACCGGAGGTCCCTTATTTCGTATGGGTGCTGATCATAGCGGGGGTCGTAACTGTTGTGAACTGCGTGGGCGTGCAGATGGCAGCCAAGACCAATTTGGTACTGGTAGCTGTAATGGGCGCGATCGTCATGATGTTCATCGTCGTATGCGCAAAAGCGGTTCTCGGCGGTGCAGGAGAGGGAACCCTGATTTCCTCCAGACCTTTTTTTAATCCGGGTGTGACCAATGTGAATGTACTGGTTGCCGGCAGTGCTTTAGCCTGCTTTTCTTTTCTTGGATTTGATTCCATTACCACCATGGCGGAAGAAGCCGTACACCCGAAAAAGGATATCGGGCGGGCTGCAATTATTGCCTGCGTTGCGGGAGGACTTATATTTGTGGTACAGGCCTATGTAGCTCAGCTGGTATGGCCGGATTATACAACCTTTGGCAGTGCGGATACAGCCTTGTTTGAAGTGGCTCAGCTGGCAGGGGGGACGGTCATGTCCGGACTTTATACCTTTGCAGTTATTTTATCTACCTTTACAGCCGGGATCGCAGGACAGTCCAGCGCAGCGAGACTGATGTACGGAATGGGACGGGATGAAGTCCTTCCAAAGAAGTTCTTCACCTATTTGCATCCAAAATTCCAGACCCCTGTATTAAATATTCTTATCATGTGTGTGATCGGTATCGCAGGCTCTCTGCTTTTAAATCTGACCTTGGTGTGTGAATTGATGAATTTCGGCGGATTGTTTGGCTTTATGTGCGTCAATCTGTCTGTAATCGTTTATTTCTTCTTCCGTCAGAAAGAAAGAAATGTGGTCAAGTATTTGATTTTACCTGCACTGGGCTTCATCATCTGTTTCTATTTGTGGCTGCACCTGTCCAAGCTATCCTTTATCGTAGGATTCAGCTGGCTGCTAATTGGATTGATATTTGCCGCGGTTTCAACAAAAGGCTTTAAAATCAAGCCTAAAATCTATGAAGAATAA
- a CDS encoding MarR family winged helix-turn-helix transcriptional regulator, which yields METSKNSEKVRFNYGEKMVRLLKTAKKELNDYSFEKAKQYGFTGPQLFLVLILEQDPGISLQELSEKLRLSKSTVSGIVDRLVCQGDVVREIPSEDRRSVKLFLSSDFSERYDLMEIRRSFLTDLIKDASIEDLDIAIEGLEKTYEIIEKAKIKDTKR from the coding sequence ATGGAAACAAGCAAAAACTCAGAGAAGGTAAGGTTCAATTATGGGGAAAAGATGGTTCGGCTTTTGAAGACCGCTAAAAAGGAGCTGAATGACTATTCTTTTGAAAAGGCAAAGCAGTATGGGTTTACCGGTCCACAGTTGTTTTTGGTTTTGATTCTTGAGCAAGATCCGGGAATCAGCCTTCAAGAATTAAGTGAAAAATTGCGCTTGTCCAAGAGCACCGTATCCGGCATAGTGGATCGTCTGGTATGTCAGGGAGATGTGGTGCGGGAAATCCCTTCAGAAGACCGCAGGAGCGTGAAGCTGTTCCTGTCCTCTGATTTCTCTGAGAGATATGACCTGATGGAGATCAGAAGATCCTTTCTGACAGATCTGATAAAAGACGCATCCATTGAAGATTTGGATATTGCGATTGAAGGTCTTGAAAAAACATATGAAATTATTGAAAAGGCCAAAATAAAAGATACAAAAAGGTAA